In Janthinobacterium sp. 67, a genomic segment contains:
- a CDS encoding response regulator — protein sequence MNYHHSASQPSFLATTPPSALVLIAEDEPQIARILAGYLERDGYRTAFAHDGQEALNQHLALAPDLLLLDVQMPRVDGWGVLAEVRRRGETPVIMLTARDQDADKLAALRVGADDYIIKPFNPAEVVARVAAVLRRSRVRHHPVGGQRLRCGPIEIDQETYVASVLHDGMAVALSLTLTEFRLLAHLARTPRRVCSRLELLESCMPESNSMERTVDSHVSKLRKKLEEAGVMNMPASLRGVGYRLESEL from the coding sequence ATGAACTATCATCACAGCGCCAGCCAGCCCTCCTTCCTTGCCACCACGCCGCCTTCCGCCCTCGTCCTGATCGCCGAAGATGAACCGCAAATCGCCCGCATCCTCGCCGGCTACCTCGAGCGCGACGGCTACCGCACGGCCTTCGCGCACGATGGCCAGGAAGCGCTGAACCAGCACCTGGCGCTGGCACCGGACCTGCTGCTGCTCGACGTGCAGATGCCCAGGGTCGATGGCTGGGGCGTGCTGGCCGAGGTGCGGCGGCGCGGCGAGACGCCCGTCATCATGCTGACGGCGCGCGACCAGGATGCGGACAAGCTGGCCGCCCTGCGCGTGGGTGCCGACGACTACATCATCAAGCCCTTCAATCCGGCCGAAGTGGTGGCCCGCGTGGCGGCCGTGCTGCGCCGCTCGCGCGTGCGCCACCACCCGGTGGGCGGCCAGCGCCTGCGCTGCGGCCCCATCGAGATCGACCAGGAAACGTATGTGGCCAGCGTGCTGCACGATGGCATGGCCGTGGCGCTCAGCCTGACGTTGACGGAGTTCCGCCTGCTGGCCCACCTGGCGCGCACGCCGCGCCGCGTCTGCAGCCGCCTCGAATTGCTCGAGTCGTGCATGCCCGAGAGCAATTCGATGGAACGCACGGTGGACAGCCACGTCAGCAAGCTGCGCAAGAAGCTGGAAGAAGCGGGCGTGATGAACATGCCGGCCAGCCTGCGCGGCGTGGGCTACCGCCTGGAAAGCGAACTCTGA
- a CDS encoding aldo/keto reductase — protein sequence MEHRTLGNSGLRVAPIGLGCMGMSFAYGGADEATSLRVLHRAVELGVTLIDTAEVYGPYANEELVGRALKQLRGKVQIATKFGFKILPHGQGVERMAGVDSHPEHIRQAVEASLSRLGIECIDLLYQHRVDPAVPIEDVVGAMAGLVQAGKVRHLGLSEVSAATLRRAHAVHPIAAVQSEYSLWSRDVEAEVLPACRALGVGFVPYSPLGRGFLTGQLASSANLAPDDYRHSLPRFQPPAMAANAHLVAQLQRLSAARGATAAQLALAWLLAQGDDIVPIPGARSLAHLEENVSATQVLLNETELAAIGAAIAPAAVQGARYPAVELAMLGL from the coding sequence ATGGAACACAGAACACTGGGTAACTCCGGCTTGCGCGTCGCTCCCATCGGCCTGGGCTGCATGGGCATGAGCTTTGCCTACGGCGGCGCGGACGAGGCCACCTCGCTGCGCGTGCTGCACCGCGCCGTGGAACTGGGCGTGACCCTGATCGATACGGCGGAAGTCTACGGCCCCTACGCCAACGAGGAATTAGTAGGCCGCGCCCTGAAGCAGCTGCGCGGCAAGGTCCAGATCGCCACCAAGTTCGGCTTCAAGATATTGCCCCACGGCCAGGGCGTGGAACGCATGGCGGGCGTGGACAGCCATCCCGAACACATTCGCCAGGCGGTGGAAGCGTCGCTGTCCCGGCTGGGAATCGAGTGCATCGACTTGCTGTACCAGCACCGCGTGGATCCCGCCGTGCCCATCGAAGACGTGGTCGGCGCCATGGCCGGTCTGGTGCAGGCGGGCAAGGTGCGCCATCTGGGGCTGTCGGAAGTGTCGGCCGCCACCCTGCGCCGCGCCCACGCCGTGCATCCGATCGCGGCCGTGCAGTCCGAATACTCGCTGTGGAGCCGCGACGTGGAAGCGGAAGTGCTGCCCGCCTGCCGCGCGCTCGGCGTCGGTTTCGTGCCCTACAGCCCGCTGGGCCGGGGATTTCTGACGGGCCAGCTCGCATCCAGCGCCAACCTGGCGCCAGACGACTACCGCCACAGCCTGCCCCGCTTCCAGCCGCCCGCGATGGCGGCCAACGCCCACCTCGTTGCCCAATTGCAGCGCCTGTCGGCCGCGCGCGGCGCCACGGCGGCCCAGCTGGCCCTGGCCTGGCTGCTGGCGCAAGGCGACGACATCGTGCCGATTCCCGGCGCCCGCAGCCTGGCGCACCTGGAAGAGAACGTCTCCGCCACGCAGGTCCTCCTCAACGAGACCGAGCTGGCCGCCATCGGTGCCGCCATCGCGCCCGCTGCCGTGCAGGGCGCGCGCTACCCGGCGGTGGAACTTGCCATGCTTGGCCTGTAG
- a CDS encoding ATP-binding protein, whose translation MRFTGLNRQIILSMSVLMVSSILIIWIGSWTFFAIAFKIDPGMLSEPDDWSPSTVEWLWIFAITIFGLGLAAFFALKLASRILKPINSVMDSVRRVAHGDLSARAFAGDRSLGETAMLVDDFNSMAERLQRAAKESETWNAAIAHELRTPVTVLRGTLQGVVDGVFKPEEVPFSSLLAQVEDLGRLIEDLRTLSLADSGHMQLRMAWTDLTLEIEEVRRLLAPDMAAAGFTLQLHLSDHPVCCDAARIRQIVLALLDNARRYAHPGLLRVRTRVLAGQYYLSVEDAGPGIAEDLAPHVFEAFRRGDSDGGDLNAGSGLGLAVVEAIARAHGGSAVCTRGKAGGSLFTIKWPVEHVAPPPAG comes from the coding sequence ATGCGCTTCACGGGCCTGAACCGGCAAATCATCCTGTCGATGTCCGTGCTGATGGTCAGCAGCATCCTGATCATCTGGATCGGTTCCTGGACCTTCTTTGCCATCGCCTTCAAGATCGATCCCGGCATGCTGTCCGAGCCGGACGACTGGTCGCCCAGCACCGTCGAGTGGCTGTGGATCTTCGCCATCACCATCTTCGGCCTGGGCCTGGCCGCGTTTTTCGCCCTCAAGCTCGCTTCGCGCATCCTCAAGCCGATCAATTCCGTGATGGACAGCGTGCGCCGCGTGGCCCATGGCGACCTGTCTGCGCGCGCCTTCGCCGGCGACCGCAGCCTGGGCGAGACGGCCATGCTGGTCGACGATTTCAACAGCATGGCCGAACGCCTGCAGCGGGCGGCCAAGGAAAGCGAAACGTGGAACGCGGCCATCGCGCACGAACTGCGCACGCCCGTGACCGTCCTGCGCGGCACCTTGCAAGGCGTCGTCGACGGCGTCTTCAAGCCCGAGGAAGTGCCGTTTTCCAGCCTGCTGGCGCAAGTGGAAGACCTAGGCCGCCTGATCGAGGACTTGCGCACCCTGAGCCTGGCCGACAGCGGCCACATGCAGCTGCGCATGGCGTGGACGGACCTGACCCTGGAAATCGAGGAAGTGCGCCGCCTGCTGGCGCCGGACATGGCGGCGGCAGGCTTTACCCTGCAGCTGCACCTGTCCGACCATCCCGTCTGCTGCGACGCGGCGCGCATCCGTCAAATCGTGCTGGCCCTGCTCGACAATGCGCGCCGCTATGCGCATCCGGGCCTGCTGCGTGTGCGCACCCGCGTGCTGGCGGGCCAGTACTACCTGAGCGTCGAGGATGCGGGCCCCGGCATCGCGGAAGACCTGGCGCCGCACGTGTTCGAAGCGTTCCGTCGCGGCGACAGCGACGGCGGCGACCTGAACGCGGGCAGCGGCCTGGGCCTGGCCGTGGTCGAAGCCATCGCCCGTGCCCACGGCGGCAGCGCCGTCTGCACGCGTGGCAAGGCGGGCGGCAGCCTGTTTACCATCAAGTGGCCGGTCGAACATGTGGCGCCGCCGCCCGCCGGCTGA
- a CDS encoding efflux RND transporter permease subunit produces MPQFFINRPVFAWVVAVFIVLFGLIAIPQLPIARFPSVAPPSVSISANYPGATPQTMNDSVVGLIERELSGVKHLLYFESSTDTSGSASITVTFQPGTDPEMAQVDVQNRLKAIEPRLPQAVRQNGLTVESASSGFLMIVSLISDNGQHDEVALGDYLARNVTEELRRIPGVGKVQLFGSERAMRIWVDPAKLVSYNIAMGELTAAIAQQNAQIAPGRLGDSPAVHGQRVTIPLTVQGQLQTPAEFAAIVLRANADGSKVTIGDVAKVSLGAQSFNFSIRENGQAASGAAVMLSPGANAVQTASAVRARMAELAHTMPAGIKYSVPFDTAPFVKISIEKVVVTLLEAMVLVFLVMYLFLQKIRYTLIPAIVAPIALMGTFTVMLMAGYSVNVLTMFGMVLAIGIIVDDAIVVVEAVERLMATEGLSPKEATSKAMREITGAVVGITLVLTAVFIPMALASGSVGAIYRQFTLAMAVSILFSAFLALSLTPALCATMLKPIGPHDHDKKGFFLWFDRHFERMTARYEKGVVAMVKRAGRSMVLYGAIVAALGVAFMQLPSAFLPEEDQGYFITSIQLPSDATMERTLDVVKLYEQHVATRPGIEVNQSILGFSFSGAGPNAGLAFTMLKDWKQRNGATAQEEVALAQAAMSQAKEGVIMSLMPPAIDELGNSSGFSLRLQDRANQGIAALQAAQNQLLGLAAQSGKVAGVYPDGLPPGASVRLDIDRTKAEALGVSFTAIADMLTAAMGSTYVNDFPNAGRMQQVIIQADAPSRMQLNDVLALRIRNNAGGMVALGELVRPVWSESPLQLVRYQGYPAARISGSAAPGVSSGDAMLEMERLVKQLPPGFALAWTGQSLQEKESASQAPMLMALSMLVVFLVLAALYESWSIPVSVMLVVPLGLLGAVLAVMLRGMPNDVFFKVGMITIIGLSAKNAILIVEYARQLQAQGRGLVEATVEAARLRLRPILMTSLAFALGVVPLMLATGASAETQHAIGTGVFGGMITATVLAVFFVPVFFVVVLGAVDKMSKYFNKRSHRIAVKAVEGEL; encoded by the coding sequence ATGCCTCAATTTTTCATCAACCGCCCCGTCTTTGCGTGGGTGGTGGCGGTCTTTATCGTCCTGTTCGGACTGATCGCCATACCGCAATTGCCGATTGCGCGATTCCCCTCGGTGGCGCCGCCCAGCGTCAGCATCAGCGCCAACTACCCTGGCGCCACGCCGCAAACCATGAACGATTCCGTGGTCGGCCTGATCGAACGCGAACTGTCGGGCGTCAAGCACCTGCTGTATTTCGAGTCGTCCACCGATACGTCGGGTTCGGCCTCGATCACCGTCACCTTCCAGCCCGGCACCGATCCGGAAATGGCCCAGGTGGACGTGCAGAACCGCCTGAAAGCCATCGAACCGCGCCTGCCGCAAGCCGTGCGGCAAAACGGCTTGACGGTGGAATCGGCGTCGTCGGGCTTCCTGATGATCGTCAGCCTGATTTCCGACAATGGCCAGCACGATGAAGTGGCGCTGGGCGACTACCTGGCGCGCAACGTGACGGAAGAACTGCGCCGCATTCCCGGCGTGGGCAAGGTGCAGCTGTTCGGCTCCGAGCGCGCCATGCGCATCTGGGTCGATCCGGCCAAGCTCGTGTCGTACAACATCGCCATGGGCGAGCTGACGGCCGCCATCGCGCAGCAAAATGCGCAGATCGCCCCGGGCCGCCTCGGTGATTCGCCCGCCGTGCACGGCCAGCGCGTGACCATTCCGCTGACGGTGCAGGGCCAGCTGCAAACGCCGGCCGAATTTGCCGCCATCGTCCTGCGCGCGAATGCGGACGGCTCGAAAGTGACCATCGGCGACGTGGCGAAAGTGTCGCTGGGCGCGCAAAGCTTCAACTTCAGCATCCGCGAAAACGGGCAAGCCGCGTCGGGCGCCGCCGTCATGCTGTCGCCGGGCGCCAACGCCGTGCAGACGGCCAGCGCCGTGCGTGCGCGCATGGCCGAACTGGCGCACACCATGCCGGCCGGGATCAAGTATTCGGTGCCGTTCGACACGGCGCCGTTCGTGAAGATCTCGATCGAGAAGGTCGTCGTCACCCTGCTCGAAGCGATGGTGCTGGTCTTCCTCGTCATGTATCTGTTCCTGCAAAAGATACGCTATACCCTGATTCCCGCCATCGTCGCGCCGATCGCGCTGATGGGCACTTTTACGGTCATGCTGATGGCCGGCTATTCCGTCAACGTGCTGACCATGTTCGGCATGGTGCTGGCCATCGGCATTATCGTCGATGACGCCATCGTCGTGGTGGAAGCCGTCGAGCGCCTGATGGCCACCGAAGGCTTGTCGCCGAAGGAGGCGACGTCGAAGGCCATGCGCGAAATCACGGGGGCGGTGGTGGGCATCACCCTGGTGCTGACGGCCGTGTTCATCCCGATGGCGCTGGCCAGCGGTTCCGTCGGCGCGATCTACCGCCAGTTCACCCTGGCCATGGCCGTGTCGATCCTGTTCTCGGCGTTTCTGGCTTTGAGCCTGACGCCGGCCCTGTGCGCCACCATGTTGAAACCGATCGGCCCGCACGACCACGACAAGAAGGGTTTCTTCCTGTGGTTCGACCGCCATTTTGAACGCATGACGGCGCGTTATGAAAAGGGCGTGGTGGCGATGGTGAAGCGCGCGGGCCGCTCGATGGTGCTGTATGGCGCCATCGTCGCGGCGCTGGGCGTGGCTTTCATGCAGCTGCCGTCGGCCTTCTTGCCGGAAGAAGACCAGGGATATTTCATCACCTCGATCCAGCTGCCGTCCGACGCGACGATGGAGCGCACGCTCGACGTCGTCAAGCTGTACGAGCAGCACGTGGCCACGCGGCCCGGCATCGAAGTGAACCAGTCTATTCTCGGCTTCAGTTTTTCCGGCGCGGGGCCGAATGCGGGCCTGGCGTTCACCATGCTGAAGGACTGGAAACAGCGCAACGGCGCCACGGCGCAGGAAGAAGTGGCGCTGGCGCAGGCGGCCATGTCGCAGGCGAAGGAGGGCGTCATCATGAGTTTGATGCCGCCCGCCATCGATGAACTGGGCAACTCGTCCGGCTTTTCCCTGCGCCTGCAAGACCGCGCCAACCAGGGCATCGCTGCCCTGCAGGCGGCGCAGAACCAGTTGCTGGGACTGGCCGCGCAAAGCGGCAAGGTGGCCGGCGTGTATCCGGACGGCTTGCCACCCGGCGCCAGCGTGCGCCTCGATATCGACCGCACCAAGGCCGAAGCGCTGGGCGTGTCGTTTACGGCCATTGCCGACATGCTGACGGCGGCCATGGGCTCGACCTATGTCAACGATTTCCCGAATGCCGGCCGCATGCAGCAGGTGATCATCCAGGCCGATGCGCCGTCGCGCATGCAGCTGAACGACGTGCTGGCCCTGCGCATCCGCAATAACGCGGGCGGCATGGTGGCGCTGGGCGAACTGGTGCGCCCCGTATGGAGCGAGTCGCCGCTGCAGCTGGTGCGCTACCAGGGTTATCCTGCGGCGCGCATTTCGGGCAGCGCGGCACCGGGTGTGTCGAGCGGCGACGCCATGCTGGAAATGGAGCGGCTCGTGAAGCAGCTGCCACCCGGTTTCGCGCTCGCGTGGACGGGCCAGTCGCTGCAAGAGAAGGAATCGGCCTCGCAGGCGCCCATGCTGATGGCGCTGTCGATGCTGGTGGTCTTCCTCGTGCTGGCTGCCCTGTATGAAAGCTGGTCGATTCCCGTCTCCGTGATGCTGGTCGTGCCTTTGGGATTGCTGGGCGCTGTGCTGGCCGTGATGTTGCGCGGCATGCCGAACGACGTGTTCTTCAAGGTGGGCATGATCACGATCATCGGCCTGTCGGCGAAGAACGCGATCCTGATCGTCGAATATGCGCGCCAGCTGCAGGCGCAAGGACGTGGACTGGTCGAAGCGACGGTGGAGGCGGCTAGATTGCGCTTGCGCCCGATCTTGATGACGTCGCTGGCGTTCGCGCTGGGCGTCGTGCCGCTGATGCTGGCCACGGGCGCCAGCGCCGAGACGCAGCACGCGATCGGCACGGGCGTGTTCGGCGGCATGATCACCGCCACCGTGCTGGCCGTGTTTTTCGTGCCCGTGTTCTTTGTCGTGGTGCTGGGCGCCGTCGACAAGATGAGCAAGTACTTCAACAAACGCAGTCATCGCATCGCCGTCAAGGCGGTGGAAGGAGAATTGTAA
- a CDS encoding Hcp family type VI secretion system effector produces the protein MDLILLEPGNGELVFGKTPDDGSGSIGGSLVDAGWRDNPALRDLGRCIELVSLHQGMKQQITTDVSNSARTSGRPVITEFTCVKYVDRTSVNLYDLCLRAEPLGRGAAQPTKLYIARNSGDRTANIMTIWLRDAIISEIQLQTHPDDMPTEQFKLNFTEILWSHSVQQADGKPASQHTTGWSLARNRPIGAFTG, from the coding sequence ATGGATTTGATTTTGCTGGAACCCGGCAACGGGGAACTCGTGTTTGGCAAGACGCCGGACGATGGCAGCGGCAGCATTGGCGGCAGCCTTGTGGACGCCGGCTGGCGCGACAACCCCGCCCTGCGGGACCTCGGCCGCTGCATCGAGCTGGTCTCGTTGCACCAGGGCATGAAGCAGCAAATCACGACGGACGTCAGCAATTCGGCACGCACGTCGGGGCGGCCCGTGATCACGGAATTTACCTGCGTCAAATATGTCGACCGGACCTCGGTCAACTTGTACGACCTGTGCCTGCGCGCCGAACCACTGGGCAGGGGTGCGGCCCAGCCGACCAAGCTGTACATCGCACGCAACTCGGGCGACAGGACGGCCAACATCATGACCATTTGGCTGCGCGACGCCATCATCAGCGAAATCCAGCTGCAAACCCATCCCGATGACATGCCGACCGAGCAGTTCAAGCTGAATTTCACGGAAATCCTCTGGAGCCACAGCGTGCAGCAGGCCGACGGCAAGCCTGCCTCCCAGCACACGACAGGCTGGAGCCTGGCGCGCAACCGGCCGATCGGCGCCTTCACAGGCTAA
- a CDS encoding efflux transporter outer membrane subunit, which produces MRLFFMTPLAALALSACSLTPPLVKPAAPIPASYGEVSASDSAADLGWRQMLLDARLQRLVDIALENNRDLRVASLNVEAVRAQYQIQDAGRTPAIGANAGGVRQRGADAVTQNQFTAGIAMSAFEIDLFGRLRSLSDAAFARYLATQQGQRAAHMALIGAVADAYLEQRLAEEQLALARQTLLDWRQALVLTQRLHGAQQGSGLDVAQAQGQVATAEADVQARERASALARNNLELLLGAPLPTDLPPGRALDGQPVLTQLPPGLPSDLLARRPDILQAEYALVAANAEIGAARAAFFPRLSLTASLGFASPELGDLFRGSARSWSFAPQVTQPLFQGGQLRAELQLSRLRKDVAVLQYEQAIQMAFREVRDGLAGSATYAQQIDAQQRVVAAAQQRLRLSQLRYDAGQDSRLELLDAQRQSYAAQQALLDVRRDQFKSAVALYKALGGGLEE; this is translated from the coding sequence ATGCGTTTATTCTTTATGACGCCCCTGGCCGCGCTGGCTTTGTCGGCGTGTTCCTTGACGCCGCCGCTGGTCAAGCCGGCGGCGCCGATACCGGCCAGCTATGGGGAAGTCTCCGCGTCAGATAGCGCCGCGGACCTGGGCTGGCGCCAGATGCTGCTCGATGCGCGCCTGCAGCGCCTGGTCGACATCGCGCTGGAAAACAACCGCGACTTGCGCGTGGCGTCCCTCAACGTGGAAGCCGTGCGGGCCCAGTACCAGATCCAGGATGCGGGCCGCACTCCGGCCATCGGCGCGAATGCGGGCGGCGTGCGCCAACGCGGCGCCGATGCGGTGACACAGAATCAGTTCACTGCCGGCATCGCCATGAGCGCGTTCGAGATCGACCTGTTCGGCCGCCTGCGTTCCCTGTCGGACGCCGCGTTTGCCCGCTACCTGGCCACGCAGCAGGGCCAGCGCGCCGCGCACATGGCCCTGATCGGCGCCGTGGCCGACGCCTACCTGGAACAGCGGCTGGCCGAGGAACAGCTGGCGCTGGCCCGCCAAACCCTGCTTGACTGGCGCCAGGCGCTGGTCCTGACGCAGCGCCTGCACGGCGCGCAGCAGGGAAGTGGCCTGGACGTGGCGCAGGCGCAAGGGCAGGTCGCCACGGCGGAAGCGGACGTGCAGGCGCGCGAACGGGCCAGTGCCCTGGCGCGCAACAACCTGGAATTGCTGCTGGGCGCGCCGCTGCCAACGGACCTGCCGCCCGGCCGCGCACTTGATGGCCAGCCCGTGCTGACGCAGCTGCCGCCCGGCCTGCCGTCGGACTTGCTGGCGCGCCGCCCGGACATCCTGCAGGCGGAATACGCGCTGGTGGCGGCGAACGCGGAAATCGGCGCCGCGCGCGCCGCCTTCTTCCCGCGTTTGTCGCTGACGGCGTCGCTGGGTTTTGCCAGCCCGGAGCTCGGTGACCTGTTCCGCGGCAGCGCGCGCAGCTGGTCGTTCGCGCCGCAAGTGACGCAGCCGCTGTTCCAGGGCGGCCAGCTGCGCGCGGAACTGCAACTGTCGCGCTTGCGCAAGGACGTCGCCGTGCTGCAGTACGAGCAGGCCATCCAGATGGCGTTTCGTGAAGTGCGCGACGGTCTGGCCGGCAGCGCCACGTACGCGCAGCAGATCGATGCCCAGCAGCGCGTGGTCGCGGCGGCGCAGCAGCGCCTGCGCCTGTCGCAGCTGCGCTACGACGCGGGCCAGGACAGCCGCCTGGAATTGCTCGACGCGCAGCGCCAGTCGTATGCGGCCCAGCAAGCCTTGCTCGACGTCCGGCGCGACCAGTTCAAGTCGGCCGTGGCCTTGTACAAGGCGCTGGGGGGAGGGCTGGAAGAGTAG
- a CDS encoding NAD(P)H-dependent oxidoreductase codes for MSALLETLQWRYATKKMDPTKTVPQDKVERILEAVRLTASSSGLHPYEVFVVTNPALREQIKPHAWNQSQVTDASHLLVFAAWDNYTVERINARFDLVNEVRGFKNEGWEAYRQQILATYPQRDAETNYQHAARQAYIGVGTALIAAAQEKVDSTPMEGFDPAKVDEILGLREKGLRSVVMLPLGYRADEGDWLVDLKKVRPAREQFITELA; via the coding sequence ATGTCCGCACTGCTCGAAACACTGCAATGGCGCTACGCCACCAAGAAGATGGACCCGACGAAAACGGTGCCGCAAGACAAGGTCGAGCGCATCCTGGAAGCCGTGCGCCTGACGGCCAGCTCCAGCGGTCTGCACCCGTACGAAGTGTTCGTGGTGACGAATCCGGCCCTGCGCGAGCAGATCAAGCCGCACGCATGGAACCAGTCGCAAGTGACGGACGCCTCGCATTTGCTGGTGTTTGCCGCCTGGGACAATTACACGGTAGAGCGCATCAACGCACGTTTTGACCTGGTCAACGAAGTGCGCGGTTTCAAGAACGAAGGCTGGGAAGCGTACCGCCAGCAAATCCTGGCCACGTATCCGCAGCGCGATGCGGAAACCAACTACCAGCACGCGGCACGCCAGGCCTACATCGGCGTGGGCACGGCCCTGATCGCCGCGGCGCAGGAAAAAGTCGATTCGACGCCGATGGAAGGTTTTGATCCGGCCAAGGTCGACGAGATCCTGGGCTTGCGCGAAAAAGGCCTGCGCTCCGTCGTCATGCTGCCGCTCGGCTACCGCGCCGACGAAGGCGACTGGCTGGTGGACCTGAAAAAAGTGCGCCCCGCGCGCGAGCAATTCATCACCGAGCTGGCGTAA
- a CDS encoding LysR family transcriptional regulator: MADLNELTAFAAVARLRSFRKAALERGVSASALSHALRALEERLGVRLLNRTTRSVTPTEAGQLLLARLAPAMREIDDALLDLSALQDVPTGKLRLNVPRPAARLLLAPMLASFVARYPRVQVEVVTDDGMIDIVRDGFDAGIRFGEQVAADMIAVPVGLPQPFVVVGSPAYLAAHGAPTTPRALLNHACIGRRFPSGRQYAWEFEQAGEAVSIAVGGPLVFDDDELMLRAARDGAGLAYVYEADARADIAAGRLVCVLENCLPPPSRYFLYYPGRRQMPAVLRALVDMLRVPGA; this comes from the coding sequence ATGGCTGATCTCAATGAATTGACGGCCTTTGCGGCCGTCGCCCGCCTGCGCAGCTTTCGCAAGGCGGCCCTCGAACGGGGCGTGTCCGCCTCCGCCCTCAGCCATGCGCTGCGCGCGCTGGAAGAGCGCCTGGGCGTGCGCCTGCTGAACCGCACCACGCGCAGCGTCACGCCGACGGAGGCGGGACAGCTGCTGCTGGCGCGGCTGGCGCCGGCCATGCGCGAAATCGATGATGCCTTGCTGGACCTGAGCGCCTTGCAGGATGTACCCACAGGCAAGCTGCGCCTGAACGTGCCCCGTCCGGCCGCGCGCCTGCTGCTGGCGCCCATGCTGGCCAGTTTTGTCGCGCGCTATCCGCGCGTGCAGGTCGAAGTGGTCACCGACGACGGCATGATCGACATCGTGCGCGACGGTTTTGACGCGGGCATCCGCTTCGGCGAGCAGGTGGCGGCCGACATGATCGCCGTGCCCGTGGGCTTGCCGCAGCCGTTCGTGGTGGTGGGTTCGCCCGCCTACCTGGCCGCGCATGGCGCGCCGACCACGCCGCGCGCGCTGCTGAACCACGCCTGCATCGGCCGGCGTTTTCCCAGCGGACGCCAGTACGCGTGGGAGTTTGAACAGGCGGGGGAAGCCGTCAGCATCGCCGTCGGCGGGCCGCTCGTGTTCGACGACGATGAACTGATGCTGCGCGCGGCGCGCGATGGCGCGGGGCTGGCATACGTGTACGAGGCCGATGCGCGCGCCGATATCGCGGCCGGGCGCCTCGTGTGCGTGCTGGAGAACTGCCTGCCGCCGCCGTCGCGCTATTTCCTGTACTACCCGGGCCGGCGGCAGATGCCGGCCGTCCTGCGCGCCCTTGTCGACATGCTGCGCGTGCCGGGGGCCTAG
- a CDS encoding efflux RND transporter periplasmic adaptor subunit: MLIAAALLSLAACSKPAPEEGAAPPAAVTVLKLQAAPVVLSDELPGRVAAFRTADIRPQVGGIVLRRQFEQGAEVKAGQKLFQLNPAPFQADVDSAAAALQHAVATAKRASSQADRLKPLVEADAISRQAYDDAVAQREQAVATVAQARAALARRRLDLAFASIEAPIAGRIGSELVTEGALVGLADATPMARIQQIDKVYVDVRQPAAALAALQASGNGGADKLPVTILGADGQPHPVTGRILFSGISVDAGTGDAVIRVLVDNPQRQLLPGMFVRARIARAVQENGVLLPQQAVLRSSGGQAQAWVLDGTNKASLKTIAVGDVIDHQYVVNGGLKAGETVVIEGQERLQPGVTAAPQPWKRAAAVATAPVVSAVR; this comes from the coding sequence ATGTTGATCGCCGCGGCACTGCTCAGCCTTGCCGCCTGTTCCAAACCCGCGCCGGAAGAAGGCGCCGCGCCGCCCGCCGCCGTCACCGTGCTCAAGCTGCAAGCGGCGCCCGTTGTCCTCAGCGATGAATTGCCGGGCAGGGTGGCCGCCTTCCGCACGGCCGATATCCGCCCGCAGGTGGGCGGCATCGTGCTGCGCCGCCAGTTCGAGCAGGGCGCCGAAGTGAAAGCGGGACAGAAGCTGTTCCAGCTGAACCCGGCGCCATTCCAGGCGGACGTCGATTCGGCCGCCGCCGCCCTGCAGCATGCGGTGGCCACGGCGAAGCGCGCCAGCAGCCAGGCAGACCGCTTGAAACCGCTGGTGGAGGCGGACGCCATCAGCCGCCAGGCGTATGACGACGCCGTGGCCCAGCGCGAGCAGGCCGTGGCCACCGTGGCGCAGGCACGCGCGGCCCTGGCGCGGCGCCGCCTGGACCTCGCTTTTGCCAGCATCGAGGCGCCGATTGCCGGGCGCATCGGCTCCGAACTGGTGACGGAAGGCGCGCTCGTGGGCCTGGCCGATGCGACGCCGATGGCGCGCATCCAGCAGATCGACAAGGTGTACGTCGACGTGCGCCAGCCGGCCGCCGCGCTGGCCGCCTTGCAAGCCTCGGGCAACGGGGGCGCGGACAAGCTGCCCGTGACCATTTTGGGCGCGGATGGCCAGCCGCATCCCGTCACGGGACGCATCCTGTTCTCCGGCATCAGCGTCGATGCGGGCACGGGCGACGCCGTCATCCGCGTGCTGGTCGACAATCCGCAGCGCCAGCTGTTGCCGGGGATGTTCGTGCGCGCCCGCATCGCCCGCGCCGTGCAGGAAAATGGCGTGCTGCTGCCGCAGCAGGCCGTCTTGCGCAGCAGCGGCGGCCAGGCGCAGGCCTGGGTGCTCGATGGCACGAACAAAGCCAGCCTGAAAACGATCGCCGTGGGCGATGTGATCGACCATCAGTACGTGGTCAACGGCGGCCTGAAGGCGGGCGAAACCGTCGTCATCGAAGGCCAGGAACGCCTGCAGCCGGGCGTCACCGCCGCGCCGCAACCGTGGAAGCGCGCCGCCGCCGTGGCCACCGCACCTGTCGTCAGTGCCGTGCGCTGA